The DNA region CTTGGAAGTTTCAGAAGAGCAGCGTCAATATGTTGCATCAAACCTTTCAAGTGTAGCATCATGTTATGTTCTTGCAACCAATGGCGGCTCACCGTTTCCACTTGCGATTTACGCAGATGAGCAACCTGTAGGTTTTGTAATGATAACTTACGGAATCACTGGTTATGATCTTCCTGTTATTGCTGACAATAGCTATTGTATTTTGCGACTGATGATTGACAAACAGCACCAGAGCAGGGGCTATGGCCGGGAAGCATTAAAGAAAATATTGGAGTTTATTCGTACTTTCCCAGCTGGTCCTGCACGTTATTGTTGGATTCCATATAGTCCTGATAACTTGGCTGCCAAAAAGCTATATGAGAGCTTTGGATTCCATGAAAACGGTGAAGTGTGCCATGACGAGCTCATAACAGTATTGGAACTTTGATCTCTATTTTTAGATGAGAATTTTATAACAAAGGTTTCACGCTCAGTTTAATAACTCTTGCTTTCCTATGTTATAAAGTAGAAGTTCAATAGTTGTATTTTTTTACCATACATGATAACGTGATATTAAAACCAACTATTTTAGTTGGAAATGTATTTTGGAGGTATAATTATGACTAATATTGCGAAGAATCTCACAGATCTGATTGGTAATACACCACTTTTGGAGCTTTCTAATTTTGCGAGAAAGTATCAAGTTGAGGCGAAGATCATTGCTAAATTGGAATACTTTAATCCAGCAGGTAGTGTAAAAGATAGAATCGGATATGGAATGATTAAAGATGCTGAAGAGAAGGGGTTAATTAACCAAAATTCAGTGATAATAGAACCGACGAGCGGAAATACAGGTGTTGGGCTTGCTTTTGCAGCTGCAGCATTAGGATACAGATTAATCATAACACTTCCTGAGAGTTTCAGTGTAGAACGTAGGAAGCTGTTGATCGCTCTGGGAGCAGAACTAGTTCTTACACCTGCCACAGAAGGAATGTCTGGAGCCATCAAAAAGGCTGAAGAAATTGCGGCTACAATCCCTAACTCATTTATACCTCAACAGTTTAAAAATCCAGCAAATCCACAAGTACATAAGGTAACAACCGCAGAAGAGATTTGGAGAGATACCGAAGGCGAAGTGGATATTTTTATTGGTGGAGTTGGTACAGGTGGGACCATATCTGGAGTTGGCGAAGCACTTAAACAAAGAAAAGAAGATGTGAAAATTATAGCTGTAGAGCCTTCAGATTCCCCGGTACTTTCTGGAGGAACTAAAGGCGTGCATACCATTCAAGGAATTGGTGCCGGTTTTGTTCCCGACAATTTTAATAGAACTGTCGTTGATGAGATCGTACAGGTAAGAAATGAAGATGCATTTGAAACAGCTCGTTTTTTAGCTAAATCCGAAGGATTATTAGTTGGTATTTCGTCAGGAGCAGCAGCATACGCCGCTTTACAGATTGCAAAGAGACCAGAAAACAAAAATAAAAATATAGTTGTTCTATTCCCGGATACAGGAGAACGTTATTTATCAACAGACCTTTATCCAGAAGCATAAGATGCACGTTATAAGCCGCCGTCACCACTTATGCGTTGTGGTGACGGAAAAATAGTATAAGGGTGAATGCAATGACTGTTGGAAGAAAGGTTGTTGGTTTAAAGGATGAATCACGTATGGATCCGATAAGTAAGGAAACCAGAGAAGTGCTCATTAGTATATACTATCCTTCCAATTCCGTGGAACATGAGTCGAAATATATTTCGTTATTTGAACCTAATAGCACTTTAGCTATTGATATGCTCTCTAGTATGGGAGTGGAAAAGGATTATATTTGTAATCTGGATACAAAAATACATAATGATGAGAGTGTTGATATTACTGCTAAAAACTGTCCCATTATTTTTGTAGCTCCGGCTTTTGGTGTCGTTAGAGATATGTATTCCTTTTGTGTAGAGCATTTAGTGGAGTGCGGATTTGTTGTCATTACCATAGGAGCCACTTATGAATCTATATTTTCCATTTTTCCTGACGGTCGCTTTGTCCAGCAATCCAAAGAGATATCCGAAATAGACAGTTTAGATATTCATTCTTGGAAACAATTATTGAAGCTTAGAGTTGAAGATATCAGTTGGGTTTTGAAAAATGTAGATAAGGTCTTGGATTCAGATAAGGATCTTAGGGCCATAGTCGATATGAATGAAATGGGGATCATTGGTCATTCATTAGGTGGGGCTGCTGCTTATGAATTGCTAAAAAGAGAAAAGAGAATTAAGGCTAGTATTCTATTAGATCCTAGTTTCCATTTAATGACGAAGAGTAAGGAAGAGAGAGTATCTGTTCCGTTATTGGTAGCTCGGCAAGAGAAATGCTCGTTTGAAGAACTGGAAAATGAACTCTCTCCAGACCTATTACCTTTGTTACTGAGTGGGTATGAGGCGTTGTTTGACTCGGGTCCTCTGAATAGTTCATTTATTAAACTAAACGGTGCTCATCATATGACTTTTAGCGATATTCCGATACATTACAACGAAGATGGGATAGAACACAAGCATTCCACTATTAATAAATTTATCTCTGCTTTCCTTGAGGAGCATTTAAAGAAGGAAGAAAATAAATTTCATGAGCTGCTGAAAAATAAGATTAATGATGGAATTGATCAAGTAAATAGTAAAGGACATGTTATTTAAGGAGGGGACTAGAAATGTCCAGATAACATATACCTTAAATATTTTATAGGTAGTTAACATCAATGAGGAGGAATGACGCGTGGAATTAAATCATTGGTCTGAGGAACTTCATTCGTATGATTTATCGAATGAATATTCCATTCAAAAGGCTGATCCGGAAGAATGGGGAGTATACTGTTCTGTCTATTATAATATGGCTTATACTGGATTTTTTAGAGAGGAAGGCTACTTCAATGTTTCGCGGAATAACTCTTTTTGGATTTATAAAGGAGAGTCAAAAATCGGTGGGGTAAGGATGGCACCCAATACGTTATATCATCTATTCTTTATGCCCCCATTCAATGATTCATTTGAGGTACTGAAACTTCTTAAAAGAATACTCATAAAATGGTCTGATGCAACTCAACGTATCAAGATATATGAAATCCTCCCCGATCAAGTACATTTATTTACGAGGGCTGGATTCTGGCCAGATGAGTTCAGATGTCGCTGGATGCAGCGCCCGACAGATCATTTCAATGTGCGTTGGGATCATGATTTTATAGTTAAGAGCCCCAAAATTATCGAGAATGAAACGGGTGCTAAGCAATACATTAATGAAGATGAAATTGCTCAGTGTGACTTTGAAAGCTTTGTAGGCGGTTTCGAAGCCTTACGCAGAAAGAAAACATCCCTTGAAGACTTTATCCCGAACGAAGAAATTTATTACACCAATGAGAACCTAACTCAGGCTTCTACTCTGGTATATGATAAGGCTACTGGACAGCTCGTAGCCAACTGTCGGCTTTGTTTGCAGGACAATCAAGCAGCAGTATACAGCATCGGAGTCAACCCCGCTTACAGAGGAAAAGGACTTGCTACACGCATGTTACAAAGAGCCCTGTCTGAACTTAAAGACAAATATCCAGTTCTAAGGTTATATGTCATGGAAGGCAACGACGCCGAATCGGTCTATTATAATCTTGGATTTGTTCCTGGTGTTCAAGAGATACAAACGATGTATATTCCTGCAAATGATAAGTTACCATCCTGATTGTATGAAAGGAGGAGTTACGGTGCTTTACGACTTAAAAGGCGAAGCCAATATGGCCCCTGTTGTTGGTATGTTATATTCTGCGGTTAAAGAAAACAGCCAACGACTCCAACGAATTACTGACGGTATGTCGCTAGAAGAAATTGATTATAAAGGACCTAATCACAATTTCAATAGTACCGCTCAATTAATAAAACATATCACCTACGTCGATCTGAATTGGGTTTATCGAATAAATGGCCTACCTCAGACCTTAAAAGAGCAACATGGGCCCATGATTGATGAACATGGCAGACTTCCGATGGTTCAAGGAGTATCTTGGAGTATACTTATGTCGACGTATGAAGGTGTCATAGCTATGCTGAAGGATGCGTGTACACAATTAACGGATGATGATTTAGCGAGGATTGTCACTTTTGGGCATGAGAATGAGAAGCAAGCGACCATACGCTGGGGCATATGGCATATCGCTGACCACAGTCGTTATCATCAAGCTCACATTAATCAACTTCGAAGATGGTATAATGCCGCTGTTGAACACCCATGAGAGCCCATGTCCCGATCGAAGGACAGTATATCGGTATTGAGGGAGAATACGCCGATACACAAGAAGGATGATTGCCTATTCTACGATTGGTCAACACGTATGTATGGAGACGAGACCCTGATGTAATATGTAATCACAGTATCACCAATACAGAATCGCTGGAGAAGTTCATTCTCTCCGTTCGTAAATAACGTTATAACAAGTAAAGGGCTGCCTGTAAAGGTGGCCTTTTTTGCTTATGTTTTCATTCCTTACGGCTGTTCAGAAATCATTGGAAAAAGAGGCTAATCCTTGTTAACATGTAATTATACTACGTATAACCAGAGAAGAGGTGGGAAATTGGAAATCAAAGATCGTCCGAAGATAACAA from Paenibacillus sp. JNUCC-31 includes:
- a CDS encoding GNAT family N-acetyltransferase, encoding MITLRKITLDNRRSIFNLEVSEEQRQYVASNLSSVASCYVLATNGGSPFPLAIYADEQPVGFVMITYGITGYDLPVIADNSYCILRLMIDKQHQSRGYGREALKKILEFIRTFPAGPARYCWIPYSPDNLAAKKLYESFGFHENGEVCHDELITVLEL
- a CDS encoding alpha/beta hydrolase translates to MTVGRKVVGLKDESRMDPISKETREVLISIYYPSNSVEHESKYISLFEPNSTLAIDMLSSMGVEKDYICNLDTKIHNDESVDITAKNCPIIFVAPAFGVVRDMYSFCVEHLVECGFVVITIGATYESIFSIFPDGRFVQQSKEISEIDSLDIHSWKQLLKLRVEDISWVLKNVDKVLDSDKDLRAIVDMNEMGIIGHSLGGAAAYELLKREKRIKASILLDPSFHLMTKSKEERVSVPLLVARQEKCSFEELENELSPDLLPLLLSGYEALFDSGPLNSSFIKLNGAHHMTFSDIPIHYNEDGIEHKHSTINKFISAFLEEHLKKEENKFHELLKNKINDGIDQVNSKGHVI
- a CDS encoding GNAT family N-acetyltransferase produces the protein MELNHWSEELHSYDLSNEYSIQKADPEEWGVYCSVYYNMAYTGFFREEGYFNVSRNNSFWIYKGESKIGGVRMAPNTLYHLFFMPPFNDSFEVLKLLKRILIKWSDATQRIKIYEILPDQVHLFTRAGFWPDEFRCRWMQRPTDHFNVRWDHDFIVKSPKIIENETGAKQYINEDEIAQCDFESFVGGFEALRRKKTSLEDFIPNEEIYYTNENLTQASTLVYDKATGQLVANCRLCLQDNQAAVYSIGVNPAYRGKGLATRMLQRALSELKDKYPVLRLYVMEGNDAESVYYNLGFVPGVQEIQTMYIPANDKLPS
- the cysK gene encoding cysteine synthase A, with product MTNIAKNLTDLIGNTPLLELSNFARKYQVEAKIIAKLEYFNPAGSVKDRIGYGMIKDAEEKGLINQNSVIIEPTSGNTGVGLAFAAAALGYRLIITLPESFSVERRKLLIALGAELVLTPATEGMSGAIKKAEEIAATIPNSFIPQQFKNPANPQVHKVTTAEEIWRDTEGEVDIFIGGVGTGGTISGVGEALKQRKEDVKIIAVEPSDSPVLSGGTKGVHTIQGIGAGFVPDNFNRTVVDEIVQVRNEDAFETARFLAKSEGLLVGISSGAAAYAALQIAKRPENKNKNIVVLFPDTGERYLSTDLYPEA
- a CDS encoding DinB family protein, whose translation is MLYDLKGEANMAPVVGMLYSAVKENSQRLQRITDGMSLEEIDYKGPNHNFNSTAQLIKHITYVDLNWVYRINGLPQTLKEQHGPMIDEHGRLPMVQGVSWSILMSTYEGVIAMLKDACTQLTDDDLARIVTFGHENEKQATIRWGIWHIADHSRYHQAHINQLRRWYNAAVEHP